The stretch of DNA GAGCTTTACCTTGTAGATGGGTGTACAAGGTAAAGCACTTATCAGATGGCAGAACTGAAAGGTTGAAGGCAAGGTTGGTGGTCAGGGGGgatattcaaagagaagaaatagaTTACAGTGAGACTTTTTCACAAGTGGTGAAGATAACAACCATAAGGTGTCTACTCACTGTTGCAGCGAAGAAAGATTGGAATGTTTCTCAGCTAGATGTGAACAATGTATTCTTGCATGGAGATTTGCAAGAAGAGGTATATATGAGATTTCCAGCAGGTTTGGATCCTCCTAGTCCTAAACATGTTTGTCTTTTGAAGAAGTCACTATATGGTTTAAAGCAAGCGTCTAGGCAATGGTATGCTAGGCTAGCAGGAGCTCTAAGTTTTAAGGGATATTCTTCATCAATGAATGACTATTCTTTGTTCTTTAAACACATAGGAGGTCTTATTTCTATCCTAGCTGTCTATGTTGACGACATACTAATCACAAGAAATGACTTAGAAGAAATTCAAGGCATAAAAGATTTTCTGAATACTGAATTCAAAGTCAAGAATTTGGGAAGTATACACTACTTTCTAGGTATCGAAATTTTGAGAGAAAAAGTAGGATTTTTCGTGAGTCAAAGGAAATTTATCTTAGACATGTAGAAGGAATTTGATGTGTCTCATTTGACTCGAGTCAGTTCTTCTTTGGATCTTGCCTTCAAGCTTCAAGTTGATGATGGAGAATATCTGCAAAACCCAACTATATTTCATCATCTGGTCGGAAAGCTAAATTATTTAACAAATACTAGACCAGATCTTTCTTTTGTTGTACTCACCCTCAGTCAATACATGCAGAAGCCATGTGTGTCTCATCTCTCTGCTGCTTTACGAGTACTCAAATACCTCAGTTCTGCTCCGGGACAAGGCATTCTTCTTTTAGCTGAGGCATCATTTTCCTTGCTTGCATTTTGTGATGCTGATTGGGCTTCCTGCAAGGATTCAAGAAGGTCCGTTAGTGGGTTCTTTATCACTTTAGGAGGAGCTCCCATCTCCTGGAAATCAAAGAAGCAAGGCTCAATTTCTTTATCatctgcagaagcagaatataggACTATGAGAAGGGTTACTGCAGAGCTTACCTGGTTGGTACGAATTCTTGAGGATCTATCTGCACCAGTCACTCTACCAATTCCTCTTCACTCTGATAGCAAGGCAGCAATCCACATCGCCTGAAACCCCGTCTTTCATGAACGCATAAAACGTGTCGAAATTGACTGTCATTTTGTGCATCAACAGTTTCTTTCAGGGCTAATCACTCTTTCCTTTGTTCCCTCCAAAGCTCAGCTTGCAAACACTTTACGAAGCCTCTTTCTGGGGTTTCTCATGGAGAGATTTTTGGCAAGTTAGGGGTCACTAGGTTCCCCTCCAACTTGAGAGGGGATGTTGAGAAGAAAAAGCTCCCTCATAATTCTGATTTTCATGGTGGTTCATCTACGGATAGAGAAGAAgatgagatgaagaagaagaagacctaACAAAGATGGTTTGTCTTCAGACCAAAGTGTTCGATATAACCTAAATCAAATAGGTTATTTTTGGTCGACTTTGGATGGACACGTGGAGAAGGCAAGGCCTTTGGATCAAGCAAGCTGATCCATGATTGATTAAATAGAGACCATCTGATAATAGTAGTACTAGAAGCTTCCCTCACGTGAATGATATGTGAGGGAATATAAGTTAGTTATTATAAGAATAATTTAGTTATTAGTGGGCAAATTAGAATATGATAAGTGTACAGATTTTACTCTTTCTGCTCATTCTTTTATTCCTTAGCAAgtgtatatatacatgtatatgacAGTGATGAAATATATAGAAATTTTCAGAATTCACTCTTCAAATTCGTTCATGTGAAGTAGtaataaattttctattttttcttaaaGTGATACACATCCAATTTAatctaataaaattaattatttatatgaaTGGTTGAATCACGTGCAATTTACGTGTTCCATAATGACCAGATAGTGTCTTTGTTAATCTCAATTGATCTTGAATCCTAACTAAGGAAATGAGAAACTCTAATTCAAAAATGTGAATAACAAAAGAGCTTCAAAGgaagaatgaaagaaaaataaaaaactttGAACTTTATCATAGGAGCGTAGAAGAAGGCCTCCTAAAGATTGGGTTAAGTCTTAATTAAAATAGTGTATACACGAATTTCTTTGCACagatgatttttttttctttgctaATAGATTTGTTCTGTTACATAAAGACGAATTCCGTTGAATTAATGtgaataaatttttgaaaattgaaaatttgtaaAATAATTAGTTGTCCATTTTAATATATCCAATATTTTAGAGAGCTATTTCTATGGACAATATTGGTTAGTTAAGTTGGTGAAGTGTCTCCCGTTCAACGGATTGATCGAGAATTCATGTCACACCAGCAGTCAATGGAGAATTATTGTTATTctcttttgaaaaataaaataaaaaagaaagcaaaaattgaTTTTATGGGTTATTAACTAAATAAACAATATTCATATGCGttatgatttaaaagttctttttATGTATTCTTTTAAGGCTATTTTTTGTATTATGATTTGTCCTTCATGTCACGTTTTTTAAGTCTTTGTTCCTTGATAATATACATTTAACAACagcactttaaaatttttattctaATATTTGAAGttttttggattttgtttttTAATTGAACAATGCTTTAAGTGACAAACCAATAGATATAACTTATCAATTTATCATGaacgttaatttttttttttttgtaagaatgtgaagtttttaGAGAAAAGATAGTTCGAAAATTTATCGTCCGctatttctaacaagtctaaataacacccactccaaatttctcacaaaatcaaattCGGAATTTAAACACACATATTTAAGCTTGTTAAAAATCTAACTTTCACCACCCACAGTTACTGATTCGAAAATTAACTTAAAAGCTTGAGCaatctttttttaaaattaaatagtaattTCGAGAACCTATTGGAGTTGAATGTTGAATCTTAacctattatttttgggctaaTTGGTTGTAAATTGAAACATGAGATATATAATTGAAAAGTAGGGAGCCCAGTTATTCTTATGTGAAATTTTTCCATTTTTGAACTGATAACTAAGCTTTAGCCACAATTAAAATGTTATTGAGAAATAATTAGTTCTCTGTTAAAATAAGCTTAAAGACCTTTTTGCCCCATATTCTATTAATCTCATCCCTTTTAAATTTCTCACCCAAAGACCTTAAGCTCTATGAAGTAGTCGAGTGTTCCAATTATCATTATGGTGAAAAGGTTAAAACCTTAACATTAATTAAATTGGCGAAATTTATCATTGTTATGGTCTTCTTCTTCCCATGTTTCATTTTGAGTTTACTAATGTAATAAGTCATTAAAGTGGTAGTcatttaatattaaaataatcCTTCTCATACAGGTAATCATTAAATTCCAATCTTAGTTTCCTTTAAATTTTGTCGCTGCTcggtaaaaaaatataaaatgataagatttttgaaaatttcaaatcAGAAAGCGTTTTGAGTTATAATGGCAACAATCATACGAAGCAATAAAGCATAATATTAAAAGATAGCTGACATTAatgattaaattttaaaaattaaaattttaataaaaagtcaaaggagaagaaaaattaaaatttctagGCATATAATACAAAAATATCAATTATTAATAAAAATTGGTAGATTTATAAcgaataaagaaaaaaattaatttatattttggacAAATTCAAATGAAGAAGTACAATGGAAAAAAGTTTCAAGAAAAAATTTTAGGagtaagaaatatatatatatatatatatatatatatatatatatatatatatatatatatatatatatatatatatatatattggtaattaaataattttcatTAATCACCAATGTAGCTTTACAAATTCACAGTTGACTTTATCATAGTCCCCTGTCTCATATAAAAGTTTCTACATATATATGTACAGATATCAATTAACCACGATACCTATATGCTACCCTACGTATCTAACTCCTCAAAGTTAAGTTGTTGCAATAGTTTTCCTGTTTGAGCAGATGTTCTTACGTTACAGACACATGCAACAACCCTAGCTAATTCTTCAACCTCTCTATTGCGCTTCTCAAATATTGGAAGGTTCCTCTCATTTCAGATCATGTGAATTGTCTCAGCATAAACCATTTTGAAGGCAGCAACATTCTGTGATTTCCCTTTAGCATTTTTCACTACCCATTCCCAATGTTGACTCAATGAATTAGCACAATATGGTCGTCTCTGCACCCATAATAGGACCCTCTTCCAAAGTCTCTTGGCAAAGTCACATTATGTGAACATGTGGTTTCTACTTTCATCGTGGGATTGAcattatctatatctatatcatattaaaaagaaagaattaacaaacatattaagtcaaataacaaGATAATAAAACGTTATAATAGCAAATGAAATAATACTACATATGTAGATTATATAATAAAGAAAAGTGAGGAACTGAAAAGTTATTTGATGTCCAtatgaatttttctaattttatataattttctttTTAGGCATATTTTACtggataaaaaaaataaaaaaaataaattcaagcAATATGATATTAAATGGTTAAATAAATTAGATCATACAACATGGTTTTTTTACAATTAATATTTAGAAAATTTCCTTATTTAGTCATGAACTTTGTCTAATATATTATACTTAATTTGAATTATACTACTTAAATCTTCATATCTACCAATAAGATTTTTGACAACAAAAACCAAGGTATTATATTGCAGCAAATGATTAATATTCGTAAGTAGAAGATAAGAGCGACCCAATAAAACTAGTGACCTAAAGTCAAATTTAATAAGAGGCCTTAAACTTTTTAATtggaaaaaaatatacaaaaatttaaTGTTGCCTTTTTTGTTTGTTTATATGATAGCAGTCTTAAAAGACATTGAACCTTTAACTTTACatagtaataataatattattattattataaaaataaagtttAATTCAGTTTAATAAGATATCATCCATATATTTGTAATGTATTACCTTGGATACTGTTGTAAAAATCTTATTTACTAATATGAATATTTgattaatttaatttaaaattttaatatattttaccGTTAAAAAGAAGACAATCTTTCTCTTTTAATAAATATTCCATATTTTTTCTTCTTAATCTATAGACTTCATTATTATCTAAgcgaagaaaataataaaatatattattaaaaaaatatgggGCCTCAAAATTTTGGGGCCTAAATCAAGGACTTAACTAGTCCCCCCCTTGAGCCACCCCTGGTAAAAGATAggtttatatatttttttctgaATAATTAACACAATATCATTATAAAATATCAAAATTACAATACCAAGTGTGAAATTCAAGGAGAACTTTTTCATTTGTAGAAGCACGAACTCCATGATTCTAATATTAGTTTTTTTATTACACAAATTCTATAACTCTATCCTTGATTTTTCAATTGTAGAATCACGAATTCCAAGCTGACCCTATCCTTGATTTCTGTATTGTGGAACCACAAATTTCATGAATTTGTCCTTGAATTCTGAATTGTAGAACTATGACCTTCATGACGCTATCCTTAATTTCTTATTTGTAGAGCCATACACTCCATGACACTATCATTGATTTCTCAACATTAGAACCACAAACTTCGTGGCTCTATTCTTGAGTTCTCAACTATAGAACCACGAACTCTATGATATTatctgatcacgcccaactatgccttgtaagaaggactaagcggtcgctgcaaatataacccaattcaagtccggagtcgaatcccacatggaactaacctatttactacaaccttaaataatgctaatgataagctcagacaacttccAGATGCAatagttttatgaataatcagtggaatttatttagccaagaaaaaatgacaataaaattagcaataatcaagactaaaattgaattcaagggtaaaaggatctagggctattgatttctccaattgccggattaattctcaactctttagctataatctcgccgtaatactctatgagAATTATGAGTTCCGGGTTACCGTAATTACCTTTcaatcaattacgataatttactagaagcattctctcgaactactctagttaacaatttatgcaactcaaaATCATCCCACCAAAGAttcgttatttctaaccccacttttaaattcaactaattaatctcttaactttcccaaaagtggtgttgttcaacaatctaaccaagtgctCTTTCTCAAGAAACACAAGGTgaatagacacgattaatcaagggctctttcaattaaccacaatacaatacgtaattgaacaatcatagaacaaatacggctcaattataacaaaatagagtcaagacttcatccaacaattggttccatcaaccctagataacagatttagctactcatgctaatggaaaataaatcactaaaataatttataatcaacaaatagaagtatcAAGAAGAAGAAAACTCTTAGGAATTTATTCGTCTTCTCTCCCTTGTTCTTGCCTCTCAAATCTTCTAGAAACAGCTCTCTCCCACTTCTGGGCGAGTTTAGatttcatataggtttaggttagtcgcctagAAAATTATATAATTAACCCTGCGTGTTTGGCTTTCGTCCGCCCGTCCGTGGCCACAGATTCGACCGCGGATTTGGACTGCCTCACTGCCTTGATGTCGCGGCCCActccgcggccgcgcacctggaggggtcgtttctcttgcttttctcgctccttttcgaccgggctaaccttcgattgccCTTTTACAttccatgttgactccaaaacactcgttGGCTCCTTCCTAGCTCGGAatagctcctgcaaagcatcaaattcttaattagagtattttgttatcttttagcattcaaatatcaataaagtgtggctaaattagagtgtaagtagtgtctaaattgcatgaatatagcctactatcaacaccccacacttaaaccattgctcgtccccgagcaatcaaaccatACTCTAAGAGGCTTAATTTCACTGAGCGACTTCTCTActcgtcacaccaagaatatttcacataaattgagtacattagtgcaacatctacacctcaagagttgactccctCTAGCCACGCAATGTTCTTAACTGGCTTACTTACTCTATATCAAAGGTCCAGACTTAcctctccttcatgaatcaagtgcctgctcacaacaaaagagactcATTTCACAATCAATAAAATTCACACACACTGAGAAACTTTAAAAGGAacagaattcactcaccctcagaaatgacattcttgtgccacagaaaatgcactataggcttgcccgtagtatacgactctactaattgagctcactcaatctaggatcaagtaggactttatttggatgTAATATAGGCTGTAggttgggtaggatatatttggatatataatagtgactatacctccctaagcactttaatacatttattttacaatcaagtccacacctaagttaaaccaatattttcattttttttaattattattctttttttaacATCACATATACTACCCCACACTTCTTCTTTgagcacaatcaccttaaaagccaccaaagatttattaccaatcaacatgatacactattaacaatgttcttctcttttcttttttttcaagtGGCCTTTTCCAACAAGAtttacctttctccttatttcctagttccactcaaaagctccaTCAATTACTCCACACTTTATCCTTTGTAAATTCATAGTATTTTCAGTGCTTACGAGAGGTAAATGATTCAAAAGATGGtcatttcaaacaagggatagggcttgtaatgtggttaccaaggAAACAgaattacaggctcaacagggttaactatggtacataacaaataggtgggtggagtatgtatatatatggttcaacaaagaaatgcttatatcacttcccagactaaacaagattaccatttcgctttgcagacacacagggcaagttaTAGGCGTTAAATGTCGTGCACAGAATATAACAAGCctctcacacacatggcacatgactcattccaGATTAGATCATCAAACACTCAGATCAGGGTATTTCATCCAAATTAAGAACATACATTTTAAGGCCTTCTTACAAGAGTCAAcaaatgagcctaagcgtcacactaaagtAACCGCTATATTCAAGGCATTACGAAATCAAACAAGGCTTCCTATTTTAATTCTGCCCATAGCCCATAAGTtcctaattaaaaaaaataaaaagctaactacacccggttcaaacaaaaaccttggaaaagaaccgtggtttgaagaaaaactaagggggaattgatacactaATACAAAAGAAAtctttttttctttcgactttagtcccttaaaaaacctgtcgaatgatatccatcgttggGCCAAGTCGAAATTGATTTATACAAATAAACTATGAAACTATCTGCATACAACaaagtatcccccaccccacacttaaaaagatGGCATGTCCCTATGTCATGCAAAGTAAAGTAATGTGAGGTAAAAGAACTTCCCTGGTGGATCAGTCTTGATTGGAGACAGTGCCAGGGTTGAGATGACATGCTCTCCCCAGTGCAGCCAGCCTATGATTTTCTTTTCTGACTTCGCATTTTGGGTTGCGAAAGCATCAACTCTGGTCCCCAATTCTGTGACAAAAGTGCGCAGTCCTGTCATGTGTTGTTCTAGGGCTGTCATTCGCGTGCTCCGTTTGACCTGGGATGGTCCTTCAGCCACTGCAGCTTGTTCCTGTGGGGGTGAGGCAGGTTCAACCTCCTCCTGCCTTTCGTCACCCTCTTCTGACGCATTAGAATCGTCACTATGAGCTGCTTCTGGTGCCACCGGGTCTTTCCCGATGGTCACTTTATCTGCCCGaaactttgcttctttctttaccATGCCATCCGCATTTGGGTTCTCAGGCACCCTTGCTGCCCGACACAATTTAGTGATCAGAGAGGGGAAAAAGAATCCATACCTCTTCTGTGTTGAACAGATGAATATCTCAGACTGAAGAACCTTGGTCACATCGAAGTCGTGGCCATTCACAAAGCACCATATCAAGGCTTCTCTCGGACCATTTACCTCCGTGGTGTTGTGGGACGGCAGTAAGTGACTGTTGATGATGTACAACCAGCATtttccttcaaaagtgagtgaggAAGAGTGTAGCTTCGATCCCGGCACAACCCACACTACCTCTTTGTCTGTTGCACAGATAGTTTTGAAAAACCTATTCCATGTGATGGGTTCTCTCCTATAAGTATCATAGAAATCCTCCTCCCCATTGAATTCAGGCAATCGATACACTCTCCTGATGGCTTCTAACGAGGCATCCACCCTCGTGTGGCGCACAATGCATATTTTATCCTCATGTTTGGGgcagttggcatagaactcccgaacAAGCATCAAGTTACCCTCCTCCGGCTCTTCAAAAAAGTTATCCAATCTGCTCCTGATCAACTCCCGATACATATTAGGGCATTCATCCTGGAGGGATGCCCTGTCAATACCCCTTTCCGGTATAAGTTTTTTAGTGGCCTTCAAACTGAAACGGTCTTGGGAAACTCTAGAGACAAACCTGGTATGATCAAACTGGGTTGCACTAGTCTGCGCTCGTCCCCAAGATGAGCCTCCATGACCACTTGATGAGACCCCGGTAGCGCGTCTCTTCCTTAAGGGTTGCATTTTACCTACACAATAAATACTACTATCAGTGGATAGAGGAATATGTGTCCCCAATGGCAGTTACTCAAACTTCACTTGCACAATTGGTCACAATTTATCTTCAACACTCATTAAGGCAAATCAACAAACAAGTAGTGTGAATATGTACCCCCAAGTCACCCAAAGATCAAACCCAACAATGGcttcctccaaatcaatcaattcAAATAGCCTCCATATACCACATATAAATCACAATCCAATTCCCAAACAAAAGTACCTATGATTTTACTACCCTAtacagaaaaggaaaataaaattaaaaaacataCTACGAAAGAGGAATAAAATCATGTACTTACTTGGAGATCTTGAGAAGAACGGAGGTTGGAGATCGATTGAGTGGAGAAGAGAAGGAATGAGAAGAGTCTTGTGTTAAAAGGAAAATATGAGGGAAAGTAAAGGTTTGGGTTCTTGAGGTTAGGGAGGGAAGAAGAGAAgttggggggtggggggggggggagtgagGGGTTTGGGTTGTTGAAGTTAGGGagggaagaagagaagtggggGGAAGTGAGGGGAGGAGTTTCTTAGAGTTAGGAagggaagaagagaagtggggGAAGTGAGGGTTTGGGTTAAGGAAAAGAAGGGGGTGgtggattaaaataaaaaaaatttacctGGCCAAGCGCGGGCTTTCGCGCCCCAATCCGCGGTCTAATCCGCGGCCGCGAATTCTGGGCAGAGGGGGTCCCAAAATCCATAGCCCAATCTGCGGCCGCGGACGGGGGCAGAACACAAGCCTAAATCCGCGGTCCAATCCGCGGCCGCGAATCTCCGTCTCCAGCCAATTTTTGTGTTTGCAGCATTTTTTTACCTAGTCTTGGGTTAATTTCGACCCCCGAATCCTTCCGATGCGCGTGATCTTTGCCCTGCACACAAGTAGGTCGGTCAAAGTcgttcaaaatcaattacaacaaacaaattaagaaaaataatgggttgcctcccaaaaagcgcctaagttaatgtcgcggcacgacgatTTACAACAAACCATGGTTAGCCTCCcaggaagcgcctgatttaacgtcgtggcatgaCACATGCTTTCATTATCACTCATCGTTCGCATACTGGGGCTCCTCCAAAGTTATCACCACTCTATCGCCTTTCTCTTTGACCattccaaggtaatgtttcaacctttgcccatttaCCGTGAATTTGTTTGTCCCATCTTCGGATTCAATCTCCACAGCTCCGCTTGAGAACACTTGCACCACTCTGAAGGGTCCTGACCATCTGGACTTCAACTTACCCAGAAACAACctcaatctcgagttgtataacaacactagatctcTGGGCTTGAAGTTCCGATCTAAGATGTGCTTATCATGgatcattttcatcttttctttgtataatcTGGCATTTTCAAAAGCATGGAACCTGAATTCCTCGAGCTCATGTAACTCAGTGACTCTGCTGGTACCTGTGGTCTCTATATCTAGATTCAGCTGCCGCAGTGCCCAAAGTGCTTTATGTTCGAGCTGTACCGGAAGGTGGCatgcctttccaaacaccaacttgtacggtgacataccaattggagttttgaatgctgtgcggtatgcccataatgcattATCCAGCTTCTTTACCCAATCGGTCCTTATTGCATTCAGTGTCTTTGTCAGGACACTTTTAATTTCTCTATTggacacttcaacttgcccgctcaTCTGTGGGTGGTACGGTGTGGCTACTTTGTggcgaactccatacttttccaacATACGTGCGAATgctctattgcaaaaatgggttccaccatcactggttatagctctcggggtgccaaaacgtgtgaagatgttttTCTTTAGGAAACTTGTTACCCCTTTTGCATCATTGGTTGGGAGAGCCACCGCTTCGACCCACTTTGAGACATAGTCAACCGCTACCAATATATATTTGTTACCATACGATCTGATGAACGGCCCCATAAAGTCGATCCCCCACATGTCAAAAacctccacctcttgaattgttGTCATCGGCATCTTGTGACGGCGAGATATGTTGCCTGTCCTTTGGCATTCATCGCAACTTTTGACCCAAGCATGGGCATCCTGGAACAAAGTAGGCCGATACAATCCCGATTCCAACAATTTTGCTATTGTCCAAATTCCTCCAAAgtgtccaccatatggtgaagcatggaaagcctgcaaaacagaaggttgatatttctcggggatacacctccggatcatgttatatACACATATTTTAAACAATCGAGGTTCGTCCCAATAAAAGGATCGACAGTCGcggaagaactttttcttttgaattgaggagagttcataaggtacaataccgcttgctaaagagttagcaatatcagcataccaGGGCGTCTCCTCCATTGTCACAGCAAGTAATTATTCATCCGGGAATGTCTCTATTATGTCTTCaacctccattctcttttcagcACCTTTCAATCTTGAGAGGTGGTATACTACTTGATTGTCTGTCCCCTTTTTGTCACGAATTTCCAGatcgaattcttgtagcaaaagaacccagtGAATCAAgtgtggctttgactccttctttgctatcaagtaCCTAATTGCTGCATAGTCAATATAAACAATAACTTTTGAACCAATTAAGTACGACCTGAATTTGTCGAAGGCAAACACTACAGCCAGCATTTCCTTTTCTGTTACAGTGTAATTGAGTTGTACCACTGAGCGTCCTGCTTGCACAGTAAATCAGATTCATCATCTTGTCTTTTCGCTGCCCcaagactgctcctatagcataatcactggcgtcgcacatgagctcgaatggttgctcccagttgggtgcaacaATGATGGGTGCAGTTATCagtctcttcttcagctcctcaaatgccaacctgcaatcattagaaaacacaaagggcCGATCCTTTTCAAAAAGTTTACATAAAaggttagcaattttggaaaaatcttttatgaatTGCCTATAGAACCCGGCGTGCCGAAGGAAACTTCTCACTGCCTTGACCGAAGTGGGCGGTGGCAATTTCTCAATCACATCAACTTTAGCATAGTCGACCTCAATTCCcttactggacactcgatgccccaaaactattccttcttgtaccataaaatggcacttttcccaattcagcaccaaatttgtctccacacatcttttgagcactcttattaaattgtgaagacaatcttcgaatgaatcccccactacggagaaatcatccataaacacctccataatatcctctaccatgtcagtgaaaatggcCAACATGCACCGCTAGAATGTAGCCGGTGCATTGCAAAGTCCAAAGGGCAATCgccgaaaggcaaagatgccatatggacaagtgaatgatgttttctctctgtcttctagggctattgagatctggttataccctgaatatccatccaagaaacaaaagTGGGACTGCCCAGCTAAcctgtccaacatttggtcaatgaaaggcaATGGGAAATGGTCCTTTCGAGTGGCTATGTTCAGTTTTCGATAGTCCATGCAAATCCTCTACCCCGTGACTGTACGAGTCAagatcaactcattattctcattttGTACGACCGTCATTCCTCCCTTTTTCGGCACACATTAGACAAGACTGACCCAGTAGctgtcagagatggggaagatgatacccgcatccagccacttgatcacttccttctttacTACTTCCTTCATATTTGGGTTCAAACGTCGTTGATGTTCCCTGGAAGGTTTGTTCCCCTCTTCTAGaagaatcttgtgcatgcaaaaggctggGCTGATACCCTTTATGTCTGCCATGGTCCAACCAATGGCAGTCTTACATTCTTGCAATACCTTCAATAGTTGCTCTACCTGCAAAGCTAGCaaaccagatgatataataataggcaAAGTAGAATTAGGCCCCAAGAAAGCGTACCTGAGGTGGG from Nicotiana tomentosiformis chromosome 11, ASM39032v3, whole genome shotgun sequence encodes:
- the LOC138901782 gene encoding secreted RxLR effector protein 161-like, giving the protein MQKPCVSHLSAALRVLKYLSSAPGQGILLLAEASFSLLAFCDADWASCKDSRRSVSGFFITLGGAPISWKSKKQGSISLSSAEAEYRTMRRVTAELTWANHSFLCSLQSSACKHFTKPLSGVSHGEIFGKLGVTRFPSNLRGDVEKKKLPHNSDFHGGSSTDREEDEMKKKKT